In Deltaproteobacteria bacterium, one DNA window encodes the following:
- a CDS encoding enoyl-CoA hydratase/isomerase family protein gives MAESRPELEVQQDGPLLRLRLQRPERRNSMTREMLAQLIAAIENAPDNEEVRVVVLSGEGEHFCAGMDLVAVNTEGDKKPRAGDIQRRMPRGANRLISAMLNVQLPIVCGVRGWASGLGCHLALASDFTIASETARFVEPFVKRGFTPDSGGTYLLQRLVGLTRAKQMLLLGRELDGRRAAEWGLVYAAVPDADLEGATEALVAELAGAATIALGLTKWLMHRALDVDLADALSNEAFALELAARSKDFKEGMTAFAQKRPPRYQGR, from the coding sequence ATGGCTGAAAGCAGACCCGAACTCGAGGTGCAGCAGGACGGGCCGTTGCTGCGCCTCCGCCTGCAACGACCGGAAAGACGCAACTCGATGACGCGCGAGATGCTGGCACAGTTGATCGCCGCGATCGAGAACGCACCCGACAACGAAGAGGTGCGCGTGGTTGTGCTGAGCGGCGAAGGCGAGCACTTTTGCGCCGGCATGGATCTGGTTGCCGTCAATACCGAGGGCGACAAGAAGCCGCGCGCCGGCGACATACAGCGGCGCATGCCGCGCGGAGCGAATCGCTTGATTTCGGCGATGCTCAACGTCCAGCTTCCAATCGTCTGCGGCGTGCGCGGTTGGGCCAGCGGCCTCGGCTGCCATCTCGCGCTGGCTTCCGACTTCACCATCGCCTCCGAGACCGCGCGTTTCGTCGAGCCCTTCGTCAAGCGCGGGTTCACCCCCGACAGCGGCGGCACGTACCTGCTGCAACGGCTGGTCGGCCTGACGCGGGCGAAGCAGATGTTGCTGCTGGGGCGCGAGCTCGACGGCCGGCGAGCGGCGGAGTGGGGCCTCGTCTACGCCGCCGTTCCCGACGCCGACCTCGAAGGTGCCACCGAGGCGCTCGTCGCCGAGCTGGCCGGCGCTGCCACCATCGCGCTGGGTCTCACCAAGTGGCTGATGCACCGCGCGCTCGACGTCGATCTTGCCGATGCCCTGAGCAACGAAGCCTTCGCGCTCGAACTCGCCGCTCGCAGCAAAGACTTCAAGGAAGGGATGACCGCCTTCGCGCAAAAGCGCCCGCCGCGCTACCAGGGCCGGTGA
- a CDS encoding long-chain fatty acid--CoA ligase: MDISERIREVLRIDPAAGAVEFERVWHPWQELSAIIDGLDRELTNAGLGTGAAVGLILRNRPAVVGALLAVLATRRCVVSINPHQGDTKLAGDLRQLRLPAIVACRADWNRPEVVSAAAAAGSLGLTLSEHELPPIAMEAGLAHRGPGPHREPLPGVAVEMLTSGTTGPPKRVALSYDALERSLASVAHYERGKGGAEKRTLRQGVAIISAPLVHVGGLWRTILCVVDGRPIALLERFRVEPWLELVKRHRPKSVSLVPAAVRMVLDANVAREDLSSIKAVLSSTAPLPPETAVAFERRYGIPVLVSYGATEFAGGVAGWTIEDHRKWAQAKRGSVGRAHPGCELRVVDPGDGRELPAGSVGLLEVRSAQASGAGWVRTTDLASIDADEFVWIKGRADNIINRGGFKIVPADVAGVLERHPSVREAAVVGVPDPRLGEVPVAAVELNDGVPPIDGEQLRTFTREHLVAYQVPAEVRVVASLPRTASMKVSEAGVRALFQTEPAPQSAPANQARESDG; encoded by the coding sequence ATGGACATCTCTGAGCGCATCCGCGAGGTGCTGCGAATCGATCCGGCCGCGGGCGCCGTCGAATTCGAGCGCGTGTGGCATCCGTGGCAAGAGTTATCGGCGATCATCGACGGTCTCGATCGCGAGTTGACCAACGCCGGTCTGGGCACCGGCGCGGCCGTCGGCCTGATTCTGCGAAACCGGCCGGCCGTCGTGGGCGCCCTGCTCGCCGTGCTGGCAACGCGCCGGTGTGTGGTGAGCATCAATCCACATCAGGGCGACACGAAGCTAGCCGGAGACCTGCGCCAGTTGCGCTTGCCGGCGATCGTCGCGTGCCGTGCGGATTGGAACCGGCCGGAGGTGGTAAGCGCCGCGGCGGCGGCGGGCAGTCTGGGACTCACACTCAGTGAACATGAGCTGCCACCGATCGCAATGGAGGCCGGGCTCGCCCACCGCGGCCCCGGCCCACATCGCGAGCCGCTTCCGGGCGTCGCGGTGGAGATGTTGACCAGCGGCACGACCGGGCCGCCCAAGCGCGTCGCGCTCAGCTACGACGCCCTCGAACGGTCCCTCGCCAGCGTAGCGCACTACGAGCGCGGCAAGGGCGGCGCGGAGAAACGAACGCTGCGCCAGGGCGTCGCGATCATCAGCGCGCCGTTGGTTCACGTCGGCGGATTGTGGCGCACCATACTGTGCGTCGTCGACGGCCGACCGATTGCGCTGCTCGAACGGTTTCGTGTCGAGCCGTGGCTGGAGCTGGTCAAGCGCCATCGCCCCAAGTCAGTCAGCCTCGTGCCCGCGGCGGTTCGCATGGTGCTCGACGCCAACGTTGCGCGCGAGGATCTGTCGAGCATCAAGGCCGTGTTGTCGAGCACCGCGCCTCTGCCGCCCGAGACAGCCGTCGCGTTCGAGCGGCGCTACGGCATCCCGGTGCTGGTGTCGTACGGCGCGACGGAGTTTGCCGGCGGCGTGGCGGGCTGGACGATCGAGGATCACCGCAAGTGGGCGCAAGCCAAGCGCGGCAGCGTCGGCCGCGCGCATCCGGGCTGCGAGCTGCGCGTGGTCGATCCCGGCGACGGCCGCGAGCTGCCGGCCGGGTCTGTGGGTCTGTTGGAGGTGAGGTCGGCGCAAGCGAGCGGCGCGGGCTGGGTGCGCACCACCGACCTCGCGAGTATCGACGCGGACGAATTTGTCTGGATCAAGGGGCGCGCCGACAACATCATCAATCGCGGCGGCTTCAAGATCGTGCCGGCCGACGTGGCGGGCGTGCTCGAACGGCACCCATCTGTCCGCGAGGCGGCCGTCGTGGGCGTGCCCGACCCGCGCCTCGGCGAGGTGCCGGTCGCCGCCGTCGAGCTGAATGACGGGGTCCCGCCGATCGACGGCGAGCAGCTCCGCACCTTTACCCGTGAGCATCTCGTCGCCTACCAGGTTCCCGCCGAGGTGCGCGTTGTGGCAAGCCTGCCACGTACGGCTTCGATGAAGGTCAGTGAGGCGGGTGTGCGCGCGCTATTTCAGACGGAGCCGGCACCGCAGAGCGCGCCGGCCAATCAAGCGAGGGAGTCCGATGGCTGA